The genomic segment GATAATTTTTTTGCGGAAGTGGCGGAACTGGTAGACGCGCTGGATTCAGGGTCCAGTGGTTTTTTACCGTAGGGGTTCGAATCCCCTCTTCCGCATTTTAAATTGATTTCTCGCAAAAATGAAAAAGATTAGGAGAAAAATAGAAATTAGAGGTATTGTCCAAGGGGTTGGCTTTCGCCCTGCTGTATATAGGCTTGCAAAAAAGCATAATATAAAAGGGATTATTTTTAATAATACTAAAGGAGTTGTGTTAGATTTGGAAGCTTCCTCAGAAGAGCTTAATGCTTTCTTGAAAGATCTTAGAAGAAATCCTCCTCCTCTTTCAAGAATAGATAGCGTTAGCTTTGAAGAACTTCCATTAAAAAAATACTTAGACTTTGAAATAATAGAGAGTAAAGAAGAGGAAGAAAAAATCACTTTGGTTTCCCCTGATATTGCTATTTGTAATGATTGCGAAAGAGAAATTCTTGATCCCAAGGATAGAAGGTATTTATATCCTTTTATAAATTGCACAAACTGTGGACCTCGTTTTACAATAACAAAAAGTCTTCCCTATGATAGAAAAAATACAACCATGAATAAATTCAAAATGTGTGAAAGATGTGAAGAGGAATACAATGACCCTGAGGATAGAAGATTTCACGCTCAACCAAATGCCTGTGGGGATTGTGGACCCTCTCTTAAGCTTCTTATGTCTAATGGAGAAGAAATAAAAGAAGACCCTATCTCTAAAACAATAGAACTTTTGAGAGAAGGTAAAATTGTGGCAATTAAAGGGCTTGGAGGATTTCATCTTGCATGTAATGCTAAAGATAAAAAAGCGATTAAGATTTTGAGGGAGAGAAAAAGAAGACCATATAAACCTTTTGCTCTAATGGCAAAAGATATCTGCATTATAGAAAAATTTGCTTTTGTTTCTAATATAGAAAAAGAGCTATTAGAGAGTCCTGAGGCTCCTATTGTTCTCCTTAAAAAGAAAGAAAACTCTTTATTGCCAGAAGAAATAGCTCCCTTAAATAATTTTCTTGGTTTTATGCTCCCCTACACTCCTTTGCATTTTATTCTTTTTCAAAAGTCTCCTCTTATGGAAGTTCTTGTAATGACCTCAGGTAATAAGGAAGATGAACCAATAGCTTTTGATAACGAGGAAGCAATTAAAAGGCTTAGAGATATTGCAGATTATTTTCTTATCCATAATAGGGATATATGGATTCAGGTAGATGATTCAATTTGTAAGGTGATTGAGAAGGAACCTCTTATAATACGACGCTCAAGAGGTTATGCTCCAGCTCCTATTAAAAGCCCTTTTGAAAGCAAAAAAAGAATTATTGGTTTTGGAGCACATAAGCATAATACCTTTTCTATTTCAAGAGGAGATGAAATTTTTATAAGTCATTATGTAGGAGAGACAGATAATGTTGAAACAATAAAAGCATTTGAAAGAGGTATTAATCATTTTATTGATTTTTTTGATCTTCAACCGGATGTGGCAGTTGTGGATCTTCATCCTAATTATGAAGCTACAAAATTTGGTAGAAAATGG from the candidate division WOR-3 bacterium genome contains:
- the hypF gene encoding carbamoyltransferase HypF: MKKIRRKIEIRGIVQGVGFRPAVYRLAKKHNIKGIIFNNTKGVVLDLEASSEELNAFLKDLRRNPPPLSRIDSVSFEELPLKKYLDFEIIESKEEEEKITLVSPDIAICNDCEREILDPKDRRYLYPFINCTNCGPRFTITKSLPYDRKNTTMNKFKMCERCEEEYNDPEDRRFHAQPNACGDCGPSLKLLMSNGEEIKEDPISKTIELLREGKIVAIKGLGGFHLACNAKDKKAIKILRERKRRPYKPFALMAKDICIIEKFAFVSNIEKELLESPEAPIVLLKKKENSLLPEEIAPLNNFLGFMLPYTPLHFILFQKSPLMEVLVMTSGNKEDEPIAFDNEEAIKRLRDIADYFLIHNRDIWIQVDDSICKVIEKEPLIIRRSRGYAPAPIKSPFESKKRIIGFGAHKHNTFSISRGDEIFISHYVGETDNVETIKAFERGINHFIDFFDLQPDVAVVDLHPNYEATKFGRKWAEENKKPIIEVQHHHAHIASCLLDNKVQEKVIGIAWDGTGYGTDGKIWGGEFLIADFTSYERRAHLKYIPLPGGEFAIKEPWRMGVTYLYKTFGDDFFNLNIEFVKKLDREKCRFIKKMIDRKLNTPETSSIGRLFDAVSAIIGIRDFITYQGQAAIELEMIANEEEENEYAINIEKEGNFYIIDPLPIIRGIVEDIIRKISPNLISSRFHQSLVKMILKVSILLREETGINKVCLSGGVFQNTVLRGRVTKELKREGFEVFNHREIPPNDGGISSGQAIIGMKLFS